ATCGAGAATTTTACTGCGCAGCCTTTTTACCATGCAAAATCTAATCGTTACTATCAAATAACTCAAGAAAATGAACAGTTAATTTTTCATCGCTATCAGTTAGATGAACAAGGTAACAAAATAAATGAATGGACACGCAATATAGATTACGTGGTGGGTTCGGGTAATACTAGTCGCTCTTACCTGTATCAGAATAATCTTGGGGAATTATTTCAACTGCCATTATCTTGGTATTCACAAACTCAACAATGGCAAATGGCTCCTGGTTTCGACAAAGCTGAGCATGCTGGGGTTAATCGGCCAGTACAGCGCCAATGTATGTTCTGTCATAACGCGTTTCCTGAAGTTGAGGTTAACTCTGATTTACACTGGCAGCCTCATATATTTCCTAAATCTTTGCCGTCAGGTATCGGCTGTCAACGTTGTCATGGCCCCGGTGCTGAACATATCGATAAAGTGCTCAATCCAATAGACGAAGAACCCTTATTAGCTATTCGTGAAGCGATTGTTAATCCGGCTAAATTACCAGCAGATCAACGTGATTCAGTCTGTTTTCAATGCCATATGCAACCGAGTGCGCACTTGAGTGGTATTCGCAAGCTTGAACGCGCCGATTATTCGTTTAGGCCGGGAGAAAACTTAAATGATTATTTGATCCATGTCGATGTAGTAGAGCAGGGTAAAAAACAAGACGATAAATTTCAGATCAATCACCATGGGTACCGACTCGCACAAAGTGAGTGTTTTAAACAGAGCAATAGCGAATTAACCTGTATTAGTTGCCATAACCCACATCAAAAACCCAACAAGCAAGATAAAAACCAGCACTTTGCTAATGTATGTATTGATTGTCATCAGGATGCTGCGGCTGTTGCACCTCATACGGTAAATGACAAGGATAACTGCATTGGTTGTCATATGCCTCGGCGCCGCACCCAAGATGTGGTGCATGTCGTCATGACGGATCATAAAATTCAACGTTTTTTACCAAAAGGAGATAGCCAAGCAGAATTGCAAGAAGTTGATCCTGTACTTCTCGATATGAATTTTGCGTGGCCACATGCCGCCCCTCAGGGCTCAGAAGGGGAAATGTACAAAGCCATTACCATGTTGCGAGCCTTTCCTAATGCAAATTACTTAGATTATCTTACGGCGATGATATCGCGTACAGAAGATGTTCCTATTCAAGCTTATTTTGATTTAGCCCAAGGACAATTATCTTTACAACGTTATGAACAGGCATTGAACACAGTCGAGATAATTTTAGCTGAACAACCTGATAATCAACGAGCGTTAATGTGGAAGGCATTAGCCTTGTTTGCATTGGGTGACAATAAGCAATCCGCAGCTATTTTTGCCACACTAGTTGAACAGAAAAGCCAAATAAGCGAGGTTTATTTTAATTACGCTTTGTTGCATTTAAAATTGAATAATATCAGTCAAGCTCAAAAACTGCTGAATAAAACCGTTTCCTTAAAAGAAAACATGCCACAAGCCTGGTATTACTTGGCGCTCGTTGCTGATAAAAACAATCAGTATCAATTAGCTATTGAGCACTTACAAACCGCATTGGCTATCGAACCAAGTTACACCAAAGCGTATAAAAAAATCATTGAATATTATACTTACTTAGGTGATGAAGCCCAAGCTCGGCGGTATACAGAGCATGCATTAAAATATGCGGCGCAGCCAAGCTCACTCAGCGTTAAATAGAGGTATTCGTCATACTTTAACTGACTTAGATTCTTTTTGTGTAAGGTACGAGACTAATTTTGCTTTAAATAAACAGCCACTCTATATTTTAAGAGTCGTCAAACTTATTTGGTTCTATTAAGGCTCGCAATGAAATTACAACATCGTTTTCAGTTAGCGCTAAGTGCCTTAATCATTCTCACTTTGCTGGTTACAGGCGCTTTGATATACCAAGCTGTAGAGTCCACGTTAATCGAATACAACAAAAAACAGTTGTTATTACAAAGTCAAATGATACGCAGTCACATTGATAGTAATCTTAATCAGGTTAAAGAAAACTTGAGATTATTATCTAGCCGAACTCAAATGCGCCGTTTATTAGCCAGTCGTCAAGTTGCAACAGATGAATCACAGATTAGCGGTATAACAGCCATTATAAATGATGCTTTAAAGGCAAGTGAAAGCATTACCAGAATTGATATTCATAACGCAAAAGGGATAGTTTTAGCGACAACATCAGCAGATTTCCCTCATCCAGTGGACCTACAAAAATTATATGCGCAAGCCAGTTTATCAAACGCCGAGGTTAGTGATTCTGTATCGTTGAATGATAGCCAAGGCGCCAATCATATCATGACAGTAAAACTATACTGGCAAGGAAGCGTGGTTGGTTTTCTAAGTGCCCACTTAACGTTACAGAGTATCTATCACTATATAGACATAGCTGAGAAATATGACGAAGCCACAAAAATCTATTTATTGTCGAAAATTAATGACGAATGGAAAGCTCTCAATGCAAATTATATTACCCAGCCGCAATCTAATATTCCTGTTGGTATTTCACCAGAGGTTATGCAGCTAGAAGATGAAAAAGCTTTTAACTGTATAGACAGTAAAGGTAAACAATATACTTGTTTGCTAGCCAAGGCCAAAGCGTTCAATTTTAAAACCTTGGTGGTCAATAACACAGGTTTAATGTTAAGCCATTTAACTAAAATTAAATGGCTGTTTATCGGCATACTCATAGCGTCTAGTTTGGCTTCATTGTTATTAGCTAGCTATTTAACTAAGCGATTCTCAAGGACTTTTGCTGCTGTTGCTAAAGTGGCTCATCAAATTGTTGATGATAAACCGACCAGTAAAATTGAAGTGGCAGAGCATGATGAGTTGGCTTCCTTAGCTCATGACATTAATAGTATTACGGAAAAAGTTGCGGCACGAAACCTGATGATGAATCAAGCGTTAGTGGACAAAAATGAACAACTTTGTGCTGAATCGCAACGGGCTGACGAGGCTGAACTAGCCAGTTATGCGTTTTTAGCCCGCATGAGCTATAAAATACGAACGCCATTGAATGGAATCGATGGTGTGACCTTGTTATTAAAAAATACTGAGCTAACTCCCAAGCAATCCGAGTACTGTAATACAATAGAAAAGTGCAGTGAAAGCCTATTGTCTCTGTTAAATGATGTACTAGATACCAGTAATTTAAAATTAGGCAAGTTAACTTTAGTGCCTACTATGGTTGATATCCGTAATTTCTTTTCTGAGTTACAACAGCAGTACGCTAAGCTATTCAAAGAAAAAACATTATCTTTGCAAGTGAGTATTGCCGATGATGTACCGTCCTATCTTGAAATCGATCCATTACGTTTTTCGCAATTAATAACAAAACTTATTAATAACGCACTTAAATATACGGAATTTGGCCATGTGATTATTTCATTGGATTGCTTGTCCAAATCAGCTCAGGGTTGTCATTTACAGCTTAATATTGAAGATACTGGCGTAGGTATTGATGACGAGTTACTGCCGCATGTATGTAACGCATTTGTGCAGGAAAATGCTGAAGTGGTTAAAAACTATGGTGGACATGGATTGGGATTAACTATAGCAAAACATTTGGTTGAACTCATGCAAGGACATTTAGAGGTTGAGTCAACTAAAGGATCCGGAACCTTAATTAAAATCAATTTACAGTTACCTTTTGTCACTAAAGTCACTTCATCATTTTCGCCATACAATGAGGGAACGGAAGGGACAGACGATGCAGAAAGAACTGGGGTTAGTCGCTTAGTTAATTGCCGTATTTTGTTGGTCGAAGATAACCTAATAAACCAAGAGGTAGCGGTTGCTTTGCTAGAACAATTAGGTGCTAGTGTGCCAGATATTGCTAATGATGGTTATGATGCAATACAAAGCATAAAAGAAAATAGCTATGATTTGATTTTAATGGATATCAACATGCCAAACTTAGATGGATATCAGGCCACACAAAAAATACGAGCGATGGAAGATATAACACAACCGATTATTGTAGCTTTGACTGCGAATGTACTACCCGAAAACGTCGAAAAATATTTGAATAATGGCTTTGATGCACATATCGCCAAGCCTATTCATATAGATGAGTTTTCACGCGTGTTGGAGCGGGTTCTTCAACTTTCGACCGTTAAGTGAGACAAACTGC
This genomic window from Saccharobesus litoralis contains:
- a CDS encoding tetratricopeptide repeat protein — encoded protein: MIKQVMTSQLKTTLTICIFLLITVGLTLLFTGDDTAQEAYSQESVDNSPSLTLPTLLNYSVSKGAAQGYVDDRLCSNCHAQHSQTFQHVGMSHSFGTPAVMKKIENFTAQPFYHAKSNRYYQITQENEQLIFHRYQLDEQGNKINEWTRNIDYVVGSGNTSRSYLYQNNLGELFQLPLSWYSQTQQWQMAPGFDKAEHAGVNRPVQRQCMFCHNAFPEVEVNSDLHWQPHIFPKSLPSGIGCQRCHGPGAEHIDKVLNPIDEEPLLAIREAIVNPAKLPADQRDSVCFQCHMQPSAHLSGIRKLERADYSFRPGENLNDYLIHVDVVEQGKKQDDKFQINHHGYRLAQSECFKQSNSELTCISCHNPHQKPNKQDKNQHFANVCIDCHQDAAAVAPHTVNDKDNCIGCHMPRRRTQDVVHVVMTDHKIQRFLPKGDSQAELQEVDPVLLDMNFAWPHAAPQGSEGEMYKAITMLRAFPNANYLDYLTAMISRTEDVPIQAYFDLAQGQLSLQRYEQALNTVEIILAEQPDNQRALMWKALALFALGDNKQSAAIFATLVEQKSQISEVYFNYALLHLKLNNISQAQKLLNKTVSLKENMPQAWYYLALVADKNNQYQLAIEHLQTALAIEPSYTKAYKKIIEYYTYLGDEAQARRYTEHALKYAAQPSSLSVK
- a CDS encoding ATP-binding protein; the protein is MKLQHRFQLALSALIILTLLVTGALIYQAVESTLIEYNKKQLLLQSQMIRSHIDSNLNQVKENLRLLSSRTQMRRLLASRQVATDESQISGITAIINDALKASESITRIDIHNAKGIVLATTSADFPHPVDLQKLYAQASLSNAEVSDSVSLNDSQGANHIMTVKLYWQGSVVGFLSAHLTLQSIYHYIDIAEKYDEATKIYLLSKINDEWKALNANYITQPQSNIPVGISPEVMQLEDEKAFNCIDSKGKQYTCLLAKAKAFNFKTLVVNNTGLMLSHLTKIKWLFIGILIASSLASLLLASYLTKRFSRTFAAVAKVAHQIVDDKPTSKIEVAEHDELASLAHDINSITEKVAARNLMMNQALVDKNEQLCAESQRADEAELASYAFLARMSYKIRTPLNGIDGVTLLLKNTELTPKQSEYCNTIEKCSESLLSLLNDVLDTSNLKLGKLTLVPTMVDIRNFFSELQQQYAKLFKEKTLSLQVSIADDVPSYLEIDPLRFSQLITKLINNALKYTEFGHVIISLDCLSKSAQGCHLQLNIEDTGVGIDDELLPHVCNAFVQENAEVVKNYGGHGLGLTIAKHLVELMQGHLEVESTKGSGTLIKINLQLPFVTKVTSSFSPYNEGTEGTDDAERTGVSRLVNCRILLVEDNLINQEVAVALLEQLGASVPDIANDGYDAIQSIKENSYDLILMDINMPNLDGYQATQKIRAMEDITQPIIVALTANVLPENVEKYLNNGFDAHIAKPIHIDEFSRVLERVLQLSTVK